The proteins below come from a single Mycobacterium parmense genomic window:
- a CDS encoding AAA family ATPase, with protein MTLPAATTTAHCEAVLDEIERVVVGKRSALTLILTAVLARGHVLIEDLPGLGKTLIARSFAAALGLQFTRVQFTPDLLPADLLGSTIYDMQSGRFAFRAGPIFTNLLLADEINRTPPKTQAALLEAMAEGQVSIDGETHRLPQPFIVLATDNPIEYEGTYPLPEAQLDRFAIRLELRYLSERDETSMLRRRLERGSAEPTVNQVVDAHDLLAMRESVEQVTVHEDVLHYVVSLANATRHHPQVAVGASPRAELDLVQLARARALLLGRDYVIPEDVKALAIAAVSHRITLRPEMWVRKIQGADVIAELLRRLPVPRTSGGTG; from the coding sequence ATGACGCTGCCGGCGGCGACCACCACCGCGCACTGCGAGGCGGTGCTCGACGAGATCGAGCGCGTGGTCGTGGGCAAGCGGTCCGCGCTCACGCTCATCCTCACCGCGGTCCTGGCGCGCGGCCATGTCCTGATCGAGGACCTGCCCGGCCTCGGCAAGACGCTGATCGCCAGGTCGTTCGCCGCCGCGCTGGGCCTTCAGTTCACCCGCGTGCAGTTCACGCCGGATCTGCTGCCCGCCGACCTGCTCGGTTCGACGATCTACGACATGCAGTCGGGGCGCTTCGCGTTCCGGGCCGGACCGATCTTCACCAACCTGCTGCTCGCCGACGAGATCAACCGCACACCGCCCAAGACCCAGGCGGCGCTGCTGGAGGCGATGGCCGAAGGGCAGGTCAGCATCGACGGCGAAACCCACCGGCTGCCACAGCCTTTCATCGTGCTCGCGACCGACAACCCGATCGAGTACGAGGGCACCTATCCGCTGCCCGAGGCCCAGCTCGACCGGTTCGCCATCCGGCTCGAACTGCGCTATCTGTCCGAGCGGGACGAGACCTCGATGCTGCGCCGCCGGCTCGAACGCGGCTCGGCCGAACCGACGGTCAACCAGGTCGTGGACGCGCACGATCTGCTGGCGATGCGCGAATCGGTCGAGCAGGTGACCGTGCACGAGGACGTTCTGCACTACGTGGTGTCGCTGGCCAACGCCACGCGGCACCATCCGCAGGTGGCGGTCGGCGCCAGCCCGCGCGCCGAGCTCGACCTCGTGCAGCTCGCCCGCGCCCGCGCGTTGCTGCTCGGCCGCGATTACGTGATTCCCGAAGACGTCAAGGCGCTGGCCATCGCCGCCGTCTCCCACCGGATCACCTTGCGCCCGGAGATGTGGGTGCGAAAGATCCAGGGCGCCGACGTCATCGCAGAGCTGCTGCGCCGGCTGCCGGTGCCGCGCACGTCGGGCGGGACGGGATGA
- a CDS encoding DUF4129 domain-containing protein, whose translation MAGTDRPTRRVAVVIALLIVTAAALHGHLPADDRPLHTEPGNSRAALIFVVAALGGALAVLAVAIIVRLRDPRAPLPPSQDLSGMLGTGSGRPSWRVVLIGAGLLAAWLLLVVVLSRFVTGHALNPSAPPTDAPPPPSAPAPAQPAPKPPHRNDGGDMFGILLAAAVPAMLMIVAGSVVLSRRRRRAAVPSAPAAEEAALPTPPPTRSQTLARAAERGLAEMTDLSREPREAIIACYAAMERELARVPGAVPQDFDTPTEVLARAVERHALGGDNAVQLVNLFAEARFSPHVMNEGHRDLAAQVLRLVLDELQTRSVA comes from the coding sequence ATGGCTGGAACGGACAGACCTACGCGGCGTGTCGCCGTGGTGATCGCGCTGTTGATCGTCACCGCCGCCGCGCTGCACGGACACCTGCCGGCCGACGACCGGCCCCTGCACACCGAGCCCGGCAACAGCCGGGCGGCGCTGATCTTCGTGGTTGCCGCGCTGGGCGGGGCGCTTGCCGTGCTGGCGGTCGCGATCATCGTGCGGTTGAGGGACCCCCGGGCGCCGCTGCCGCCGTCGCAGGACCTGTCCGGCATGCTGGGCACCGGCAGCGGGCGCCCCAGCTGGCGCGTCGTGCTCATCGGAGCCGGGCTGCTTGCGGCCTGGTTGCTGCTCGTGGTGGTGCTGTCGCGGTTTGTGACGGGTCACGCCCTGAATCCGTCGGCGCCCCCGACCGACGCCCCCCCTCCGCCGTCGGCGCCCGCCCCCGCGCAGCCGGCGCCGAAACCCCCGCACCGCAACGACGGCGGCGACATGTTCGGGATCCTGCTCGCCGCAGCCGTACCGGCGATGCTGATGATCGTCGCGGGCTCCGTCGTCTTGTCGCGGCGGCGCCGGCGTGCGGCGGTCCCGAGCGCCCCCGCCGCCGAGGAAGCCGCACTCCCGACACCGCCGCCGACGCGTTCGCAGACCCTCGCGCGGGCGGCCGAACGCGGACTGGCCGAGATGACCGACCTCAGCCGCGAACCGCGCGAGGCGATCATCGCCTGCTACGCCGCCATGGAGCGCGAGCTCGCGCGCGTGCCCGGCGCCGTCCCGCAGGACTTCGACACCCCGACCGAAGTGCTGGCCCGCGCGGTCGAGCGTCATGCGCTGGGGGGGGACAACGCCGTGCAGCTGGTGAACCTTTTCGCCGAGGCGCGATTCAGCCCGCACGTGATGAACGAAGGCCACCGCGACCTGGCGGCGCAGGTCCTTCGGCTGGTCCTCGACGAGCTGCAGACCAGGAGCGTGGCATGA
- a CDS encoding class I SAM-dependent methyltransferase: MPPYRDVEEFNDRAPRYDGGWRGRLHHEISDRTAALAVSTAAAPHRVLDVGCGTGYLLRTLAGRYPMAEQLSGIDAAPQMVAVAEGSAEDRRLTFSLGVAEHLDYADDTFDLVVSTTSFDHWTDQQAGLHECARVLTPGGHLVLVDQFSWWLTPTLFTSRRAKARTRPRAERLLRRAGFGSLQWHRLHAVIINAVTARTPP; this comes from the coding sequence GTGCCGCCATATCGGGATGTTGAAGAATTCAACGATCGCGCCCCACGGTACGACGGCGGCTGGCGCGGCAGGTTGCACCATGAAATCTCCGATCGCACAGCGGCTCTGGCCGTATCGACTGCGGCCGCTCCGCACCGGGTGCTCGACGTGGGCTGCGGGACGGGCTATCTGCTGCGCACGCTCGCGGGCCGCTACCCGATGGCCGAGCAGCTCTCGGGCATCGACGCAGCCCCTCAAATGGTCGCAGTGGCAGAGGGATCCGCCGAAGATCGACGCCTGACATTCTCACTCGGCGTGGCTGAACACCTCGATTACGCGGACGACACCTTCGACCTCGTCGTCAGCACCACCTCGTTCGACCACTGGACCGACCAGCAGGCGGGCCTGCACGAGTGCGCCCGGGTGCTGACCCCCGGCGGTCACCTCGTGCTGGTCGACCAATTCTCGTGGTGGCTCACGCCGACCCTGTTCACCAGTCGCCGGGCGAAGGCCCGCACCCGACCCCGCGCCGAGCGGCTACTGCGGCGGGCGGGGTTCGGATCCCTGCAATGGCACAGGCTGCATGCCGTCATCATCAACGCGGTCACCGCGCGCACGCCGCCCTAA
- a CDS encoding SDR family NAD(P)-dependent oxidoreductase → MTRRLADRSAIVTGGSRGLGRAIALALAAEGAAVAVVGRTERVWDERLPGTIGETVADIEAAGGRAVAIRADLTDRDDIARLVAEARETLGPITVLVNNAAFTAPGRPPDPGAQPRTTPAKASGDKPGWPGFVRIPLSAYRRHFEIAVFAAYELMQMVCPDMIESGGGSIINITSLAARLPGDGPYPDRGGGVLPGYGGSKAALEHLTQCAAYDLADHHVAVNALSPSKPILTPGLAFYGRQFDETAAADEFARAAVELALVDPAEVTGRTIGHLQVLDGSFRPFSRD, encoded by the coding sequence ATGACGAGGCGGCTCGCGGACCGCTCGGCGATCGTCACCGGCGGCAGCCGCGGCCTGGGGCGCGCGATCGCCCTGGCGCTGGCGGCCGAGGGCGCGGCGGTGGCCGTGGTGGGCCGCACCGAGCGGGTATGGGACGAACGCCTGCCCGGAACGATCGGTGAGACGGTCGCCGACATCGAGGCGGCGGGCGGGCGCGCGGTCGCGATCCGTGCCGACCTGACCGACCGCGACGACATCGCGCGGTTGGTGGCTGAGGCGCGAGAGACGTTGGGGCCCATCACGGTCCTGGTCAACAACGCGGCATTCACGGCGCCCGGACGGCCGCCGGATCCCGGCGCGCAGCCGCGCACCACGCCCGCGAAGGCTTCCGGCGACAAACCCGGCTGGCCGGGCTTCGTCCGGATCCCGCTGTCCGCGTACCGCCGGCACTTCGAGATCGCGGTGTTCGCCGCCTACGAGCTGATGCAGATGGTGTGTCCCGACATGATCGAGTCTGGTGGTGGCTCCATCATCAACATCACTTCCCTGGCTGCGCGGCTGCCCGGCGACGGCCCCTACCCCGACCGCGGCGGCGGTGTGCTGCCCGGTTACGGCGGATCCAAGGCGGCGCTCGAGCATCTCACGCAATGCGCGGCCTACGATCTCGCCGACCACCACGTCGCGGTCAACGCCCTCTCGCCGTCCAAGCCGATCCTCACGCCGGGGTTGGCGTTCTACGGTCGGCAATTCGACGAAACCGCCGCGGCCGATGAATTCGCCCGCGCAGCGGTCGAACTGGCGTTGGTGGACCCCGCCGAGGTCACCGGCCGCACCATCGGGCATCTGCAGGTGCTCGACGGCAGCTTCCGGCCGTTCAGCCGCGATTAG
- a CDS encoding TetR/AcrR family transcriptional regulator: MKADVSAVDKAPGAGRPRDPRIDSAILSATAELLVEIGYSNLSLAAVAERAGTTKSALYRRWSSKAELVHEAAFPTAPTALEAPAGDIAADVHMMIEATRDVFTTPVVRAALPGLVADMTADPALNARVMARFTDLFTAVRLRLSAAVDRGEAHPDVNPDRLIELIGGATMLRMLLRPGEALGEEWVEQTTAIVVHGVTG, from the coding sequence ATGAAAGCAGACGTGTCCGCCGTTGACAAGGCCCCCGGCGCCGGCCGACCCCGGGATCCGCGCATCGACTCGGCCATCCTGTCCGCGACCGCGGAACTGCTTGTGGAGATTGGCTATTCGAACCTGAGCCTGGCCGCGGTCGCCGAGCGCGCCGGCACCACCAAGTCGGCGCTGTACCGCAGGTGGTCCAGCAAGGCGGAGCTGGTGCACGAGGCCGCCTTCCCGACGGCACCCACCGCCCTGGAGGCGCCCGCCGGCGACATCGCCGCCGACGTGCACATGATGATCGAGGCCACCCGCGACGTGTTCACCACCCCGGTCGTCCGCGCGGCGCTGCCCGGCCTGGTGGCCGACATGACGGCCGATCCCGCGCTCAACGCCCGGGTGATGGCACGCTTCACCGACCTGTTCACCGCGGTGCGACTGCGGCTGAGCGCGGCCGTGGACCGGGGCGAGGCCCATCCCGACGTGAACCCGGACCGGCTGATCGAGTTGATCGGGGGAGCGACGATGCTACGGATGCTGCTGCGCCCGGGTGAGGCGCTGGGCGAGGAGTGGGTGGAGCAGACCACCGCGATCGTCGTGCACGGGGTGACGGGATGA
- a CDS encoding phosphotransferase family protein: MATEPAIDEVDRIQRSSRDVSTLPAVMSQWLSTVLPGGAKPDVTVESGVDATGMSSETIILTSRWQHDGRPVTERLVARVAPAPEDVQVFPTYRLDHQFDVIRKVGELTDVPVPRVRWLEATGQILGTPFFVMDYVDGEVPPDVMPYTFGGNWFADAPPERQRALQDATVGVLARLHSIPDAQQTFGFLSEGAPSGTALRRHFDWVRSWYDFAVPDIGRSPLLERTFEWLEDNWPAGPDASPPVLLWGDARVGNVLYRDFAPVAVLDWEMVTLGPPELDVAWMIYAHMVFQELAGLAGLPGLPGVMREDDVRATYRELTGVEVGDLRWFYVYSGVMWACVFMRTGARRVHFGETDKPDDVESLFYHAGLMKRLIGEGQ; this comes from the coding sequence GTGGCTACTGAACCGGCGATCGACGAAGTCGACCGGATACAGCGGTCCAGCCGCGACGTCTCGACCCTACCGGCGGTGATGTCGCAATGGCTGTCGACCGTCCTTCCCGGCGGGGCCAAGCCCGACGTCACCGTGGAAAGCGGCGTGGACGCCACGGGCATGTCGTCGGAGACCATCATCCTGACCTCCCGCTGGCAGCACGACGGCCGGCCGGTCACCGAGAGGCTGGTGGCCAGGGTGGCACCCGCCCCCGAGGACGTGCAGGTCTTCCCCACCTACCGGCTGGATCACCAATTCGACGTGATCCGCAAGGTCGGCGAGCTCACCGACGTCCCGGTGCCACGCGTGCGCTGGCTGGAGGCCACGGGGCAAATCCTGGGCACCCCGTTCTTCGTCATGGACTACGTCGACGGCGAGGTGCCGCCCGACGTCATGCCGTACACGTTCGGCGGCAACTGGTTCGCCGACGCGCCCCCCGAGCGGCAGCGCGCACTGCAGGACGCGACCGTCGGGGTGCTCGCCAGGCTGCATTCGATCCCCGATGCGCAACAGACGTTCGGCTTCCTCAGCGAGGGCGCCCCCTCCGGCACCGCGCTGCGCAGGCACTTCGACTGGGTGCGGTCCTGGTATGACTTCGCGGTGCCCGACATCGGCCGCTCACCGCTGCTGGAGCGGACCTTCGAATGGCTCGAGGACAACTGGCCGGCCGGCCCGGACGCGAGCCCACCGGTGCTGCTGTGGGGCGACGCGCGGGTGGGCAACGTCTTGTACCGCGACTTTGCGCCGGTGGCGGTGCTGGACTGGGAGATGGTGACGCTCGGGCCCCCCGAGCTGGACGTGGCGTGGATGATCTACGCGCACATGGTGTTTCAGGAGCTCGCCGGCCTGGCGGGGCTGCCCGGCCTGCCCGGGGTGATGCGCGAGGACGACGTGCGCGCCACCTACCGGGAACTCACCGGCGTCGAGGTCGGCGACCTGCGCTGGTTCTACGTGTACTCCGGGGTGATGTGGGCGTGCGTGTTCATGCGCACCGGCGCGCGCCGCGTGCACTTCGGCGAGACCGACAAGCCCGACGACGTCGAATCGCTGTTCTACCACGCCGGGTTGATGAAGCGTCTCATCGGGGAGGGCCAGTGA
- a CDS encoding flavin monoamine oxidase family protein gives MADVVVVGAGFAGLSAARELVRQGQDVVVFEGRDRVGGRSFTGNVAGLPADLGGTFVGPTQDAVLALAAELEIPTEPTHHDGRNVIRWRGWTHSYRGTIPRLSLTGLVDIGRLRWQFDRIARGVPVAAPWNARRARQLDGVSLGGWLRSVHATASSRDLLAIVARVTWGCEPDDVSMLHAARYTHAAGGLDRLLDVENGAQQDRFPGGTQQIAEAAAAQLGDRVILEAPVRRIDRHGSGVTVVSDAGKTEAGFVIVAVPPAHRGSIEFDPPLPPVYGQLAGHWPQGRLSKAYAAYETPFWRDAGFSGQALSDEGPVFITFDLSPHTDGPGILMGFVDARAFDTLPCEQRRRDALRCFATLFGDDALKPLDYVDHCWGDEGFAPGGPTAAVPPGSWTRFGPWLRKPVGPIHWAGTETADEWTGFLDGAVRSGQRAAAEVLARL, from the coding sequence ATGGCCGACGTCGTCGTTGTCGGCGCGGGCTTCGCCGGCCTGTCGGCGGCGCGCGAACTGGTCCGCCAGGGTCAGGACGTGGTGGTTTTCGAGGGCCGTGACCGCGTCGGCGGGCGCTCGTTCACCGGCAACGTCGCCGGACTGCCCGCCGACCTGGGCGGAACGTTCGTGGGACCCACCCAGGACGCGGTGCTGGCGCTGGCGGCCGAACTCGAGATCCCGACCGAGCCCACCCACCATGACGGCAGGAATGTGATCCGCTGGCGGGGCTGGACGCACTCCTACCGCGGCACCATCCCCAGGCTGTCGCTCACCGGGCTGGTCGACATCGGGCGGCTGCGGTGGCAGTTCGACAGGATCGCCCGCGGCGTCCCGGTGGCGGCCCCGTGGAACGCGCGCCGCGCCCGACAACTGGACGGCGTGTCGCTCGGGGGGTGGCTGCGCTCGGTGCACGCCACGGCCTCGTCGCGCGACCTGCTGGCCATCGTGGCCCGGGTGACCTGGGGTTGCGAACCCGACGACGTGTCGATGCTGCACGCCGCGCGCTACACGCATGCGGCCGGCGGGCTGGACCGGCTCCTCGACGTCGAGAACGGCGCCCAGCAGGACCGGTTTCCCGGCGGCACCCAGCAGATCGCCGAGGCCGCGGCCGCCCAACTGGGCGACCGGGTGATCCTCGAAGCCCCGGTCCGGCGCATCGACCGGCATGGCTCGGGCGTCACGGTCGTTTCCGACGCCGGCAAGACCGAGGCCGGCTTCGTCATCGTCGCGGTCCCGCCGGCCCACCGCGGGTCGATCGAGTTCGATCCCCCGCTGCCCCCCGTGTACGGGCAACTGGCCGGGCATTGGCCGCAGGGCCGGCTGAGCAAGGCCTACGCGGCCTACGAAACCCCGTTCTGGCGGGACGCCGGGTTCTCCGGCCAGGCGCTGTCCGACGAGGGACCCGTCTTCATCACGTTCGACCTCAGCCCCCACACCGACGGACCCGGCATCCTGATGGGTTTCGTCGATGCGCGCGCCTTCGACACACTGCCTTGCGAACAGCGCCGCCGTGACGCGTTGCGTTGCTTCGCAACGCTTTTCGGCGACGACGCGCTCAAGCCTCTCGACTACGTGGATCATTGCTGGGGCGACGAGGGCTTCGCGCCGGGCGGTCCCACGGCGGCGGTGCCGCCCGGGTCCTGGACGCGGTTCGGGCCGTGGCTGCGCAAGCCGGTCGGGCCGATCCACTGGGCGGGCACCGAAACCGCGGACGAGTGGACGGGGTTCCTCGACGGCGCCGTCAGGTCCGGACAGCGGGCGGCCGCCGAGGTCCTCGCCCGCCTATGA
- a CDS encoding alpha/beta fold hydrolase, with protein MSARRRTVDRIPDILPPSRTLSVRAADGTRLHAEVFGPPDGYPIVLTHGITCAIRAWAYQIADLAGDYRVIAFDHRGHGRSGVPRRGGYSLKLLACDLDSVLDATLAPHERAVLAGHSMGGITIAAWSARYRHRVRRRAAAVALINTTSGDLLRNVQLLPVPRGLSPARVLAGRGLVATFGGFPIPYAARLPSRYLVAMLAVGRDADPGVARLVCECFERTPPAGRAGCARTLVDALGSRHLDLDGLTVPTLVIGSERDRLTPIGQSRRIARTAPNVVGLVELPGGHCSMLERPHDVSHHLRALAESVADDVRISRISS; from the coding sequence ATGAGCGCGCGACGACGCACCGTCGACCGGATACCCGACATCCTCCCGCCGAGTCGCACCCTGAGCGTCCGCGCGGCCGACGGCACCCGGCTGCACGCCGAGGTGTTCGGACCGCCAGATGGCTACCCGATCGTGCTGACACACGGCATCACCTGCGCCATCCGCGCCTGGGCCTACCAGATCGCCGACCTGGCCGGCGACTACCGGGTGATCGCGTTCGACCACCGCGGCCATGGGCGCAGCGGTGTCCCGCGGCGCGGCGGCTACAGTCTGAAACTGCTTGCCTGCGACCTGGATTCGGTGCTGGACGCGACGCTGGCCCCGCACGAGCGCGCCGTGCTGGCCGGGCACTCGATGGGCGGCATCACGATCGCCGCGTGGTCGGCGCGCTACCGGCACCGGGTCCGCCGGCGCGCTGCGGCCGTCGCGCTGATCAACACCACCAGCGGCGACCTGCTGCGTAATGTGCAGCTGCTGCCGGTGCCACGCGGGCTGTCGCCGGCGCGCGTGCTGGCCGGCCGGGGCCTGGTCGCCACCTTCGGCGGCTTCCCAATCCCGTACGCGGCCCGGCTGCCGAGCCGCTACCTGGTGGCGATGCTGGCGGTGGGGCGCGACGCCGACCCCGGCGTCGCGCGGCTGGTCTGTGAGTGTTTCGAGCGGACCCCGCCCGCGGGGCGCGCCGGGTGCGCCAGGACGCTCGTCGACGCGCTGGGCTCGCGGCATCTCGACCTGGACGGCCTGACGGTGCCGACGCTGGTCATCGGCAGCGAACGCGACCGGCTGACGCCGATCGGCCAGTCCCGCAGGATCGCGCGCACCGCGCCCAACGTCGTCGGCCTGGTCGAATTGCCGGGCGGCCACTGCTCGATGCTGGAGCGGCCCCACGACGTGAGCCACCACCTGCGGGCGCTGGCCGAATCGGTGGCCGACGACGTGCGGATCAGCCGGATCAGCTCATAG
- a CDS encoding flavin monoamine oxidase family protein, with protein sequence MSPMSRRDFLAATTSVVGGGLVDACTPARPSQPGPVLVVGAGMAGLSAARSLADAGWPVRVIEARDRIGGRVCTDRGWGTPLEMGASWIHGTTGNPLVELAGRAGAQLITTDYDGWADLAVDPVLQPLTYDRGRWREFVERARAVVDGGSLAAAVGAAADREALSARDRVQLAFYVTTEIEDEYAAGAAQLSATTFDKGEYAGGDQDIVANGYDALPRVLAKGLAVALNTPVTAVVQRGDSVVVRSGDRSFRGRAAIVTVPLGVLKSGAIAFDPPLPDGHAHAVRVLGFGVLSKSFFRFDRRTWSQDNAFYQYLDAGGGPWAQWFTMPGAAGPIVLAFNAGDRGRWAEACPSGDLISSALPVARRLFGNGVSLTEVRSSKWAADPYALGAYSFHAPGSGLADRRRLQQPIGDRLYLAGEAVGVDNPATVTGAVLSGRRAAARLMDSLGA encoded by the coding sequence GTGTCCCCGATGTCCCGTCGGGACTTCCTCGCGGCGACGACGAGCGTGGTCGGCGGCGGGCTGGTGGACGCGTGCACGCCGGCCCGCCCCTCACAACCCGGCCCGGTCCTCGTGGTGGGCGCCGGCATGGCGGGGCTCTCGGCGGCACGCAGCCTGGCCGACGCAGGGTGGCCGGTGCGGGTGATCGAGGCGCGTGACCGGATCGGCGGGCGGGTCTGCACCGACCGCGGTTGGGGAACGCCGCTCGAGATGGGCGCGTCGTGGATCCACGGGACGACGGGCAACCCGTTGGTGGAGCTGGCCGGCCGGGCGGGTGCGCAGCTGATCACGACCGACTACGACGGTTGGGCGGACCTCGCGGTCGATCCCGTTCTGCAGCCGCTGACCTACGACCGGGGCCGGTGGCGCGAATTCGTCGAACGGGCCCGCGCCGTGGTCGACGGCGGGAGCCTGGCTGCGGCCGTCGGCGCGGCGGCGGACCGCGAGGCGCTGTCCGCGCGCGACCGCGTCCAGCTGGCGTTCTACGTCACCACCGAGATCGAGGACGAGTACGCCGCCGGCGCCGCACAGCTTTCCGCGACCACCTTCGACAAGGGCGAGTACGCCGGCGGCGATCAGGACATCGTGGCCAACGGCTACGACGCGCTGCCCCGGGTGCTCGCCAAAGGTCTTGCGGTCGCGTTGAATACGCCGGTGACCGCGGTCGTGCAGCGCGGCGATTCCGTCGTCGTGCGATCCGGTGACCGGTCCTTTCGGGGACGGGCGGCGATCGTGACCGTGCCGCTCGGTGTGCTGAAGTCCGGCGCCATCGCCTTCGATCCACCGCTGCCCGACGGGCACGCCCACGCGGTGCGGGTGCTGGGATTCGGCGTGCTGTCCAAGAGCTTCTTCCGGTTCGACCGGCGAACGTGGAGTCAGGACAACGCCTTCTACCAATACCTCGATGCCGGCGGCGGCCCGTGGGCGCAGTGGTTCACCATGCCGGGCGCCGCGGGCCCGATCGTGTTGGCTTTCAACGCCGGTGACCGTGGCCGCTGGGCGGAGGCATGTCCGTCCGGCGACCTGATCAGCAGCGCGCTGCCCGTCGCGCGGCGGCTGTTCGGCAACGGCGTCTCGCTCACGGAGGTCAGGTCGTCGAAGTGGGCCGCCGACCCGTATGCGTTGGGCGCCTATTCATTTCATGCCCCCGGCTCGGGCCTGGCCGACCGCCGCCGGCTGCAGCAGCCGATCGGCGACCGGCTCTACCTGGCGGGTGAGGCCGTCGGGGTCGACAATCCGGCGACGGTCACCGGAGCCGTGCTCAGCGGGCGCCGCGCCGCCGCCCGGCTGATGGACAGCTTGGGCGCCTGA
- a CDS encoding SRPBCC family protein, producing MVEIHLGRTIAAPQEQVFDWLADPVNLAAAPLALRAGYARDSPGPGKGALRQVIGPGMWFREQITAYDRPHSYSYLILKSFPPFDHEGGTLTFTASGTFTASGTFTQSGTFTASGADSGGTHVDWLSHYTHPAWAGGKLLEALSHRLLCTSFTAILDACARSLESAVR from the coding sequence ATGGTCGAGATTCACCTGGGGCGAACGATCGCCGCGCCGCAGGAGCAGGTTTTCGACTGGCTGGCCGATCCGGTCAACCTGGCCGCCGCGCCGCTGGCCTTGCGCGCGGGTTACGCCCGGGATTCGCCGGGACCGGGAAAGGGCGCGTTGCGCCAGGTGATCGGGCCGGGGATGTGGTTCCGCGAGCAGATCACGGCATACGACCGGCCGCACAGCTACTCCTACCTCATCCTGAAGTCCTTCCCCCCGTTCGACCACGAGGGCGGCACTCTGACGTTCACCGCGTCGGGGACGTTCACCGCATCGGGGACGTTCACCCAATCGGGGACGTTCACCGCATCGGGCGCCGACTCCGGCGGCACGCACGTCGACTGGCTGAGCCACTACACGCATCCGGCCTGGGCGGGCGGCAAGCTGCTGGAGGCGCTCAGTCATCGGCTGCTGTGCACCAGCTTCACCGCCATCCTGGACGCCTGCGCCAGGTCGCTGGAGTCGGCCGTCCGATAG
- a CDS encoding STAS domain-containing protein translates to MATVLNIEGEIDAANAEAVAAEIRRFSRLKAPLILDLSRLEFLGSAGLHALLVLDEEHRRDRLHYNVIGGRALNRLISVTPADGLPLADSVPDALGRAQDAIRARRRVVRGAARQHEPQRDRWRAGCPRSDR, encoded by the coding sequence GTGGCCACCGTCCTGAACATCGAGGGGGAGATCGACGCGGCCAATGCCGAGGCGGTGGCCGCCGAGATCCGCCGCTTCTCGCGCCTGAAGGCTCCGCTGATCCTGGATCTGAGCCGGCTGGAGTTTCTGGGCAGCGCGGGTCTGCACGCCCTACTCGTCCTCGACGAGGAACACCGGCGAGACCGGTTGCACTACAACGTCATCGGGGGTAGGGCGCTGAACCGGCTCATCTCGGTCACGCCCGCCGACGGCCTGCCCCTGGCCGATTCGGTCCCCGACGCCCTCGGGCGCGCGCAAGACGCCATCCGGGCGCGCCGGCGCGTCGTCCGGGGAGCCGCCCGGCAGCACGAACCGCAGCGTGACCGGTGGCGTGCCGGCTGCCCGCGGTCGGACCGGTGA